The following coding sequences lie in one Lelliottia jeotgali genomic window:
- a CDS encoding ABC transporter, ATP-binding protein YnjD, translating into MLTVKNLTLRPLLREVNFSVERGEILTLMGPSGSGKSSLFAWMVGALSTDFHAQGELWLDDERLDARPVEKRGIGILFQDALLFDHFSVGQNLMLALPAHVRTARREQVEQALASAGMEGFYASDPATLSGGERARISLLRALLAQPQALLLDEPFSRLDKKLRETFRAWVFGQVRALNIPVVLVTHDEDDIPADGRVIQLAGWQ; encoded by the coding sequence ATGTTGACCGTCAAAAATCTTACTCTTAGACCGCTTCTGCGCGAAGTGAATTTCAGCGTTGAACGCGGCGAAATCCTCACCCTGATGGGGCCTTCGGGCAGCGGAAAATCGAGTCTGTTTGCGTGGATGGTCGGCGCACTGTCCACCGATTTTCACGCGCAGGGCGAGCTGTGGCTCGACGATGAGCGTCTTGATGCGCGCCCGGTCGAAAAACGGGGGATTGGGATTTTGTTCCAGGACGCGCTGCTGTTCGATCACTTTAGCGTCGGACAAAATCTGATGCTGGCACTCCCGGCGCACGTTCGAACGGCGCGGCGTGAACAGGTTGAACAGGCTCTGGCAAGTGCAGGCATGGAGGGGTTTTACGCCAGCGATCCGGCGACGCTGTCGGGCGGTGAGCGCGCTCGCATAAGTCTGCTCCGCGCCCTGCTGGCACAACCGCAGGCGCTGCTGCTGGACGAACCCTTTAGTCGTCTGGATAAGAAACTGCGGGAAACATTCAGAGCCTGGGTGTTCGGACAAGTTCGCGCACTCAACATCCCGGTAGTCCTGGTGACGCACGATGAAGACGATATTCCGGCGGATGGCCGGGTAATTCAGCTCGCCGGGTGGCAATAA